The Cylindrospermum stagnale PCC 7417 genome segment TCATTGTGGGCGGGGTCGTGGTGATAAATTACCAGAGTTTTGACATTAGCAGCTTTTGCTACTTTCACCGCTTCTTGCCAAGTAGAATGTCCCCAGCCAATTCTCGGTGTTTTCGGGTTGTGGTATTCCTCGTCTGTATAGGTGGAATCGTAAATTAGCACGTCGGCATTGCGAGATAACCACAAGACGGTTTCATCTAAGCGATCAGGAAAATGTTCTGTATCGGTAATGTAAACAGCAGCACCGCCACGCCAGTTAACTCGATAGCCTATGGCTTCACCCGGATGGTTTAAACGTGCCGTTTCTATGACGATGTCATCGATCTGTATCGGTTCCCCCGCCCCAATGTCGTAAAACTTCATGTTGGCCTCCATAATCTGCAAAGGCACAGGGAAGTTGGGGTGGAGCATCTGGTCATTCAGCCGCTGTTCTATAGTGGAACCATCCGGAGCGATCGCACCATAAATATGAAAGTTATTCCCCTTGACAAACCCAGGGTTAAAGAAGGGAAACCCTTGCATGTGATCCCAGTGGGAGTGTGTGAAGAAAATATGAGCTTCTAGCGGCATTTGGCGCAATAAAGATTGCCCCAAAACATGCAGTCCTGTACCAGCATCAAAAATTAAGCGTTTACCGCCCACTTGCATCTCTACGCAAGGAGTATTACCACCGTAACGGACGGTGTGTGGCCCTGGACTGGGGATGCTGCCGCGAACGCCCCAAAATTGCACAGTAAATTGATTCTCTATCCTAGACATTGGTGTTGTTTGCTGGACTGAGCGGGCGATAAATCACAAAAATGTTACTTATTTTGTTAAGTTTATGCTGTCCTACCACCTTTGGTAGAGGGGATTTGTTGGTAAAATCCCATATCCTGTTTAAGGTTAGTGTGATAGACATCAATAACGTACTGCTTGGCAGAAGACTCAATTTTAGTGGGCTGATGTTTACAGTCTTTTTCAATCTTAGTTCCTACTTTATAGCCTAAATTTGGCAGTGATGCATTTAACTAATCACAGATATTGTCCTGCGAGTCAAATAATTT includes the following:
- a CDS encoding MBL fold metallo-hydrolase; the protein is MSRIENQFTVQFWGVRGSIPSPGPHTVRYGGNTPCVEMQVGGKRLIFDAGTGLHVLGQSLLRQMPLEAHIFFTHSHWDHMQGFPFFNPGFVKGNNFHIYGAIAPDGSTIEQRLNDQMLHPNFPVPLQIMEANMKFYDIGAGEPIQIDDIVIETARLNHPGEAIGYRVNWRGGAAVYITDTEHFPDRLDETVLWLSRNADVLIYDSTYTDEEYHNPKTPRIGWGHSTWQEAVKVAKAANVKTLVIYHHDPAHNDDFLDRVGEEVFEKFPGAIMAREGLVLQVPVSVSLSEPRTVGQSL